The following are from one region of the Platichthys flesus chromosome 2, fPlaFle2.1, whole genome shotgun sequence genome:
- the LOC133972996 gene encoding zinc finger and SCAN domain-containing protein 12-like, translating to MSDVQLLRVSIHERISAAAEDFLLQLEKGGETARVPALRAMLTERLTTAGEEIVAVFEDKMERSEREICCLRRLLEAVMKPELRLHRVVCPADVQQLMVNKEEVPPEQQQWSPLVDQEDPEPPHIKEQQEEQWTNQEGEQLQQLEQADIKFPWTAVTMKSEEDEEKPELSQLHQSQTEENRADCGEQEPARNSGPHGHLQKDTADKTEYSSETEDSEDDWMQTWEPQSGLNTKNDKQPLSDMKSKTGKKAFGCSECGKRFLLKGELTVHLRIHTGEKPSSCS from the exons atgtccgacgtgcagctgctgcgggtGTCGATACATGAGCGAATCAGCGCCGCCGCCGAAGACTTTCTACTGCAgctggagaaaggaggagaaacggCTCGAGTCCCGGCTCTGAGAGCGATGCTAACCGAGCGGCTAACGACTGCGGGGGAAGAGATCGTCGCGGTGTTCGAAGACAAAATGGAGCGGTCCGAGCGGGAGATCTGCTGCCtgaggaggctgctggaggCCGTGATGAAGCCCGAACTCCGGCTGCACCGAGTTG tgtgtcctgcagacgtacagcagctgatggtgaataaagaagaggttccccctgagcagcagcagtggagcccccttgtggaccaggaagacccagagcccccccacattaaagagcaacaggaggaacagtggaccaatcaggagggagagcagcttcaACAACTTGAGCAGGCCGATATCAAGTTCCCATGGACTGCTGTCACtatgaagagtgaagaagatgaagagaaacctgagttgtcacagcttcatcagagtcagactgaggagaacagagcggaCTGTGGAGAACAagaaccagccaggaactcaggtcctCATGGACATTTACAAAAAGATACTGCGGACAAGACTGAATactcttctgagactgaagacaGTGAAGATGATTGGATGCAGACATGGGAACCTCAGtctggtttaaatacaaaaaatgataaacagCCTCTCAGTGATATGAAAAGTAAAACTGGTAAGAAAGCATTTGGTTGTTcagagtgtggtaaaagatttctTCTAAAGGGTGAGCTAACTGTACAtctgaggattcatacaggagagaaaccatctAGTTGTTCctag
- the LOC133972830 gene encoding gastrula zinc finger protein XlCGF57.1-like: protein MVNKEGVPPEQEQWSPLVDQEDPEPPHIKEEQGEPWTNQEGEQLQQLEQADIKFPWTAVTMKSEEDEEKPELSQLHQSKTEENRADCGEQEPARNSGPDGHLQQDTEDKTEDSSETEDSEDDWMQTLEPQSGLNTKKNKKNRTDMKCITGKKAFGCSECDKRFRRKCGLTNHMKTHTGEKLFSCSECDKRYRRKCDLNVHMKIHKRERPFSCSECVKRFRRNGDLTVHMKTHTGEKPFSCSKCGLRFFQKSGLTVHMMIHTGEKPFGCSDCDQRFRQKWKLTTHMMIHTGEKPFGCSDCGQRFRQKEKLTIHMRTHTGERPFSCSECDKRFIQNGDLTVHMRIHTGERPFSCSECDKRFIQKGELTVHMRTHTGERPFSCSECDKRFIQKSELTVHMRTHSGEKPFSCSECGKRFSQKRSLTLHLRIHTGEKPFSCSECGQRFHQKVHLTLHKRGHLVAPSLVKDLD, encoded by the coding sequence atggtgaataaagaagGGGTTCCCCCTGAGCAGGAGCAGTGGAGCCCCCTTGTGGACCAGGAagacccagagcccccccacattaaagaggaacagggggaaccgtggaccaatcaggagggagagcagcttcaacaacttgagcaggctgatatcaagttTCCATGGACTGCTGTCACtatgaagagtgaagaagatgaagagaaacctgagttgtcacagcttcatcagagtaagactgaggagaacagagcagaCTGTGGAGAACAagaaccagccaggaactcaggtcctgatggacatTTACAACAAGATactgaggacaagactgaagactcttctgagactgaagacaGTGAAGATGATTGGATGCAGACATTGGAACCTCAGTCcggtttaaatacaaaaaaaaataaaaaaaatcgaaCTGATATGAAATGTATAACTGGTAAGAAAGCATTTGGTTGTTCTGAGTGTGATAAAAGATTCAGACGAAAGTGCGGTCTAACAAACCACATGAAgactcatacaggagagaaactaTTTAGTTGTTCTGAGTGTGATAAAAGATACAGACGTAAGTGCGATCTAAATGTACACATGAAGATTCATAAAAGAGAGagaccgtttagttgctctgagtgtgttAAAAGATTCAGACGGAATGGCGATCTAACTGTACATATGAAGactcacacaggagagaaaccatttagttgctccaAGTGTGGATTAAGATTTTTTCAAAAGAGCGGACTAACTGTACATATGatgattcatacaggagagaaaccgtttggTTGTTCTGACTGTGATCAAAGATTCAGACAAAAGTGGAAACTAACTACACATATGatgattcatacaggagagaaaccgtttggTTGTTCTGACTGTGGTCAAAGATTCAGACAAAAGGAGAAACTAACTATACACATGAGGACTCACACAGGAGAGagaccgtttagttgctctgaatgtgataaaagatttattcaaaatGGTGATCTAACTGTTCACATGAGAATTCACACAGGAGAGagaccgtttagttgctctgagtgtgacaaaagatttattcaaaagGGTGAGTTAACTGTTCACATGAGGACTCACACAGGAGAGagaccgtttagttgctctgagtgtgataaaagatttattcaaaagAGTGAGCTAACTGTTCACATGAGGACTCattcaggagagaaaccgtttagttgctctgagtgtggtaaaagattttcTCAAAAGCGCAGTCTGACTCTACAtttgaggattcatacaggagagaaaccgtttagttgctctgagtgtggtcaACGATTTCATCAAAAGGTCCATCTAACTTTACATAAGAGAGGTCATTTAGTTGCACCTAGTCTGGTAAAAGATTTAGACTAA